The following nucleotide sequence is from Nitrosopumilus adriaticus.
TCCGGGACTAGATGATCTCTTGGAAGATATTGCCTTGTTGGAATAGTGATCAGATTCTATCTCAACTTCACAGAAATCAGTCTTTGTTGTTGATGGAATGTTTGAAAGTATTGTATCTATGCCAGAAGTCCATACACCTCCAACTAGGGTGTGAACTTGAAGATCCCTACATCCGTTAGCAAGTGTGATTATATCAGTAGATGTTGGTTTTGGAACAAGTACTGTCATAATAGGATCGGATGCAAAGTTTGATGAAGTACCCCAGTTAAATCCAACAGTATCTTCTTCATAACGATAATCTACGGAAATTTCTAATTCCAGATCTCTATCAATACTACTATCAGCTAATGTTACAGAGCTAATATGATCATTATCAACTTCAATTACAATCCAATCTTTATCTCCAGTAGTTGAAGATGTATCCTTTGATGTAATATCAAGTTTTGATACACCACCAAAGCTAGGAATGAGTGTTGATTCAACTGGAAGTATCATTTGTTGTCCTGGAGTAACTTTGTTGAATGGTGGCGTAGATATCATTTGGTGAGTTGTTGATTCTTGAGATACCACTGCAGGAATGACTGTAGTTAATGATTTGTTTGATGGTAGATAGTATTTTGGAAGTTTTAATCCTTCTTGTACAATTGAACCTTTAGTACCAACTGACCAATCATTTACATATTTGATATTCTTTTGCAGACTTACTGCATTAGTTTTTGCTGCAGCATTATTAACACCAGCGGTAACTTGTGGAGGAAGATCATTGGATTTGGTAATGGATGTTTCTGTAGTGCCTTTGACAACACTTGCTGAAAATCCTGTCATCTTGTTAAGTGATGTTTGATTAAGTGATGGTGGAGATACTCCTATTCGTTCACCAGCTTGTGATAAATCAACAGTGTTACTTCGTAAAGAGAATATTTTCAACGGATTTGCTTCATCACAGCAAAGTGATACAGTAGTTTGATTGACTTTAACATCATAGCCTGCAGGAATCTCAGTCATGACAATTTCATAGTCACCAAATGGAACGTTTAGTATTCTTATTTCACCACTGGTTGAATTTGAATCAGTAACAGGATCAGGAGGGGAGACCCAACCATCAGTTATTGTGTAAGTGTCAGTTCCATTAGTTGGACTAGGTGAGATTGTAAATGTAGCACCTGGTATTAAGGTACCACCATCAACTGATCTAATCTTCAAAGATCCTTTGAATGTTCCAAAGTTATCAGAGGTAGAAAGTGTCTCACTTAGATTTCTTGTAAATGTTGATGCTGTGGCTACAATATCAGTTAGTGATAGAATATCTGAAAGTGTAGTAACTACAGATTTTGTTGCAAATATTGTGTCAGTTAGTGCAAGTGAGTCAGATAGTGTTGCAGAGATGGCTGATGTGGTTGCAATGGTGTCAGTTAGGGCTAATGAGTCAGATAGTGTAGCAGAGATGGCTGATGTGGTTGCAATGGTGTCAGTTAGGGCTAATGAGTCAGATAGTGTTGCAGAGATGGCAGTAGTTGCGGATACTACATCAGTTAGTGCAAGTGAGTCAGATAGTGTTGCAGAGAAGACATTGTTTGAAGAGACTGTGTCAGTTAGGGCTAGTGAGTCAGATAGTGTTGCAGAGATGGCTGATGTGGTGGTGATCACATCAGTTAGGGCTAGTGAGTCAGATAGTGTAGCAGAGATGGCTGATGTGGTTGCAATGGTGTCAGTTAGGGCTAATGAGTCAGATAGTGTTGCAATGATGCTTGCTGTGGTTGCTATAGTATCAGAGATAGCTAGAGAGTCATCAAGTGTTGCAATGATGCTTGCTGTGGTTGCTATAGTATCAGAGATAGCTAGAGAGTCATCAAGTGTTGCAATGATGCTTGCTGTGGTTGCTATAGTATCAGAGATAGTTAGAGAGTCATCAAGTGTTGCAATGATGCTTGCTGTGGTTGCTATAGTATCAGAGATAGTTAGAGAGTCATCAAGTGTAACTGAGAGATTTGCTGTGGTTGCTATAGTATCAGAGATAGCTAGAGAGTCATCAAGTGTTGCAATGATGCTTGTTGTGGTTGCTATAGTATCAGAGATAGTTAGAGAGTCTGACATAGTACGTGATAACACTACTTGTGTTGTTAATGAATCAGAAAAGGATAATGATTCAGATATGGTTCCTTTTTTATTTAACCAGTCAATTACTTGATAAGTTATTTCAAAGTCTGATGCTCCATTTCCTCTAATTACTCTTACAGTAGTTGGATCGATAACTTCTAGAGTTGCTTGAATTTCATCAATTGCTCCTGCTGTTGAATTACTTGTAGTTCCTGTACCACAACCAAATGGAGCACAAACAGTACCAATGGCAAATGCTTTAGTCATGTTTAAAACTGGATTATCTAAAGCGAATGTGTTACTAACTACACCTGCACTTTGTGTATGATTACCATGTCTAATTGTTGCAAATCCAACTGGAAGTTGAATTAAGGTCCAGTTAATATCAATAGCATTACTATCAGAAGTATTTCTTGTAAAAACTAAATTTCCACTTTCTGTAATGGTTGCTCGAATGAAAGTTGTATGAGGTAAGTAGTTTGGATTAACTTCATCTTTGTTAAATGAAACAAATAACAAACTACGTGTTCTATCAATGCCAGTAAAATCAATTCCAGCATCAAGGGTTTTTGCTGTAGAACCTGAAGAAATTTGTGTTTGTCCTCTTTGTGAAAAGACATCAAGATTATTCCAGTCAAATACTCCAAGATATGCTGTCGTATCTCCACTTCCAGGATCTGTTCTGACATTCCACTCCCAATTAGTGCTACTAGTCAATCTTACTCTTTCAAGTTCTTCATCACCTACTGATGATTCATTAGCATCATGAGTATGTCCTTGGAACCATTCCATAGTTTCACCAAGATCTACAGTTTGACCAATTGAATTAGAAATTGTAGTAGCAGTTTCTGAGTTTGGATTTATGTAGATTGATGTTTTAGAGTCTACAGTTGAAGCACTTCCAAATTCAGTTATATAACAAACATAGTCTGCAGGAGAAACACCTGAATGTGTAGTTGCATGTATCTTTAGAACAGAATTGCTTTCAAGCTCCCATCCTTTGAAGGACTCAGAGTGATCATTTGTTACAGAATGTCTGAAAGAACAAAGAGCAATTGCTTTATCAAAGTCAACAAGCGGTGGTGAAATTGTCACATCAGTTGTAGTAGTTACAGTTCCAGTAAGCTTTCTAACGGTTAATGGTCTTGCATCTGGATCATCACCAGGAGTTCTTTTTTCTGCATCAATATTATCTGAAGAATTCAATGTTTCAGATAATATTTGGAGGAATGAAGAGTCTGTATTGAGTGAATCAGATATGGACAAAGTATCAGATAGAACAACAGTGTAAGAAGTTATTTGGCCATCAACAATATCAGATATGCTTAGAGTTTCAGATAGAGATGCTGTTTGGATAAGACTTGGAATAATTAAATCTGAAATTGAAAGTGTTTCAGAAAGATTTCTAACAAATAACTTTTGTGTAGTTAGTTGATCAGTTATGCTGAGAATTTCTTGAATTATCGCTCTTGCAAAGATTAGAGCACTCCAAATTTTAGGTGTTGTTGCACTTTCTTCAAACCATGTAGTGAAAATCCTTTTGTTATGAGATAAAGTCATTGATAGTGCTTGGTAGTTTCCAGTAGCAGTAGAAGCTTGTTCTTCAGTACCCCAAGTATCACCATTAGTAGTAGATATTTTATAATAAACATTTTTGTTAGTAGCTCCAGACCCTTCAATGTATCCAACATAGACATTGTTAGTTACATTATCAATTGCTAATGATGTATCCATGATTAAATCGTTATCAGCATTGGTAGCTGGTTCTTGTAAGGTATACCATGTTGAATTATATGAATAGGCTCTTACAGAACTTGAAGTAGATGCAGGAGATACAACTGCTGAAACAAAGAGAGTGTTATCAGGTCTTACTGCACCAGCAATAGTATTTTCATATGTAGTGCTATCAACTACACCAGTATCAATATTTGTCCAAGAGCCGCTCCATGATGATCCAGTCAAAATTTTATATCTTAATTCGTGTGTATTATCAGCTTGATTTACAAGCATGATATCACCACTTGTCAAAGGAAGAAGAATTAAAGCATATTCACCATCTTCTGTAGAACCCCATGGATGAGAACCAGCACTAGTCCAGCTTGATGTATTTGTACAAGAACCAGAACATTCTCTTATTGAAGACATTGTAGATTTAGGAGATGTATTATCAATTGTTCCTGCATAAACTGTTTCATCTGTCGCAACAGTAATTGTGATGTCATTTGATGATGCAAGACGACCAAGACAGCTAGAGGTACAGCCATTTTCATTTGATACTGTGTCAATTTGACCACTAGCGGTATTGTTTGTTGGATTAAACTGGAAGTACCATATCTTGTCTGCTACAGTACCATATGATGCAAGATGAACAATTTTGCTGGTTAATCCAGGTGTCCATGGTTCATACCATGCAGCTACACCCTGAAATGTTCCAGATTGAATTACAGTTTTTGTCTGCCAGGTTACTCCATTATTTTTTGAATATTTGAAAGCAATATCGGCATTATCATCTATGAAAAATTCGTAGACGTGTGTAGAATTAATTGCAACAGATCTTTGCTGTGATTTGTTATGATGATCTCTTAGAAGACTTATGGCAGATTCAATAGCAATTTGCGGATCAACTGCTACAAACCAGTTTCTAGCTTCTGTAAATGTTGGGATACCTTGTTGATCAATTTCCATTTTTCCTAGTGGGTAGAGCTCAGGTGTGATTAGAGGAACAGAATAGGCATATCCTATTTCAACACGATTATCTTCTTGAGATATTGTCCAAGAAATTTCTTTCTTATTTCCAACTAGTTTTATGATACCATCTGTTTCAATGACTTCAAATTCAGCTGGAACATATTCTCTAATTGTTAGAGGGTGATCACCTACAAAAGAAGTAATTTCTATTTCAACATCAAATGCATTTCTATAATTGAACGGATCTATTTTACTTTCAGTATGTCTAATAATATCATAGTCAAAGTTTTCTTGTACTACAAAATATGTTGAGAATTTTGCAATACCTGTTTCTGTTTCAGCAGAAATGTTTAGAGTGTAATTTCCTACTGATGTTGGAATATAGTTTGCATCATACAAGCCACAGTCTGGGCTTTGAATTATCTCATTTTCAGTCGATAGGTGTGTAGAGAAAAGATTTGGATCAGTAACTATCATAGATATGTTTGAATCACAAACTGGATTGCCGGTGGAATTTAGCACTACAATAATAAATTCTGCCAGATCATTTGGTTTGTAAATACTTTTTATAGTATTTACAGATACAAGACCCCATGCAAATTCATTTTCTGAAATGAATTGTTTTCCATCAATATTTAATATTGTTTTAATTTTATAAATACCAGGTTTTGCATTTTGTGGATCAATTTTTATGTTAAATTTTCCTTCTCTTTGTTTTTCAAATGTTATATCTAATTCAACTTTATTGTTATGTGCATCATAAATTTCTGCTATAATTGTTTCTTTATTATTTATCCAATTATCTTTTTGTTTTTCATTCTTTGTGATAATTTTTTCAATCTTTGTAATGAGTTTGTTTAATTTTTTAATCTTCTTTTCTTTGTTAGATTCTTTTACTTCATCTTTTAATTGTTCGACTAAAAGTTTTATTTTGTTCTTGATTGTATTAAGCTCATCTTGTGAAATGTTATCTTTTTGTTTGATTTGAGAGATTTGTTTTTTGAGTTGCTTGATTTTTGCTTTGATTGAAGAACCATCATCTTTTGCTGCATCAGCTTCTGGGATTAGTTCTGATAATCCAAAGAAATCATCAAGGAGAGAATCAGATTCATTAAGAGATGAGTCTATTTCAGATTCTGATGAATCAATCAATTCATCAAGATTTTCAAATTCCATTATCATGGCATCAGATTCATCATAAAATTCGAATGTGAATTCTGCATTTTCGGCAACGGTATAGGTATCTTTTAGGGATGTGATGTGAGGATTGATTTCAGGCACAGTAATGCTTGTGGAAGTGCTATTTTGTGCCTGGGATGATATTTGAGCCTCAGAAATGGTGAATGAGAGGGCATCAGAGAATGATAGTTGTGCCTGGATATTTGATGAATTTTGTGCCTGGGATGATATTTGAGCCTCAGAAATGGTGAATGAGAGGGCATCAGAGAATGATAGTTGTGCCTGGATATTTGATGAATTTTGTATATAAAGTCCAGATTCTAGTTCAATTTCTCTTAGAATTTCATCAATGCTTTTTTCTTGAGATGGGCCATGTGTAGGGAGTCCTTCAGAATACAATTGTATTATTTGGGTTTCTGAGAGTACAAAATCAAATAATCCTACATCGTCAATCATGCCTGAAAACATGCTATTAGGCGTGCCAAGATTGTTTTTTGTGGAAATGTAAGCACCTATTACAATATCATTTTCTGAGGAAATACTCTCAACATCTACAGATTCTAGTTTTCCATCTAAAGATATGGTAGGCACGCCTGCTACATGATTTTTAGCCTCAAATTCTCCGTTAACATAGATACTGATTGAATTATTGCTAAATGCTGCAGTTAGATATGTCCATTCTTGTGGAATTTCAGATATAGATTCAACCTGAGTCCATTTTATTCCATCAAAAATGGAGAATTTTGCAATATTATTAGATATTTGATTATTGACTGATAATACAAATGAATTTTCCTTGCTAACTACAGTGAATTCAGGAGAACCTTCTGAATAATCTGGTTTTATCCAGGCACTAATGAAGAATGATTGTAGATTATTTGTAGAATTTTCTGATAGATGAATGAAATCTTGATCACCATCTAATAATAGTGAATTTTCTTTACTAATTTTTGCATTATCTGATGCAGTTCCATTTTCCAGTGAATCAAATTCTAAAGATAGTTTCGCATCATCTAACGAGAAACCAGGCGTAAAAATTGTTGTTAATGAATCTGAAAATGAAATAGTTGATTCAGATACGTGTGAATCAGGTGTAGTGTTGTCTGAGAATCTTGATAGTGTTACGCTGAGTACGTCAGAGATAGCCATGATTGAATCAGATGTGCTAGAAAATATGGTCTCACCTGTAGATTTGGTTAATGTTGTACTGAGTACGTCAGAGATAGCCATGATTGAATCAGATACGTGTGAATCAGGTGTAGTGTTGTCTGAGAATCTTGATAGTGTTACGCTGAGTACGTCAGAGATAGCCATGATTGAATCAGATACGTGTGAATCAGGTGTAGTGTTGTCTGAGAATCTTGATAGTGTTACGCTGAGTACGTCAGAGATAGCCATGATTGAATCAGATACGTGTGAATCAGGTGTAGTGTTGTCTGAGAATCTTGATAGTGTTACGCTGAGTACGTCAGAGATAGATATTTCATTATTGAATTGCATTGAATTTAATTCAGATAAAATAATTTTTGAAAGATCTATTTCGGATAAATTTTCTGGATACTCAGAAATATTGGTCATATTATTTTGAGGAATTGTTTCTGTAGTTTCTAATTCTAAAATTGTTTCTGTACTATTATCAATTTGTCCAAATGCATATCCCCAATAAGATGATGAAATTGACATTGGTGTGATGACAGCAGATGAAAGAAGAATTACAATAAAAGCTAAAGTGAAAAATTGTTTTATTTGATAAAACTTAGTTTGTTCGTTATCATAACGAATTAAAACAAAACCTGCAAAAGGTATCAATAAAATTAATAAGATCGGATTTTCAACGTCAAATATCTGATCATTTAAAATTTCTATATTGTTTTGATTGAAAATTTTATCAATGTTGCTAAGGTTTGAAATTATTTTTTCTGAGTCAAAAATATTTGGGATAAAATTATTTACGCTAAGAAATATTTCATCAATTGATGAATCATAAATTGAAAATATTAAATTATTATCAATAAAATTTTGTTCATGATACAATAATGTTGATAGTGAAACAGTTTGCAATAATTTGGAGTTATTTTTTTCAAATTTTGATTGTCTATCAAAAATTCTTTCCATCATTAATTTTCTATCAGAATCATATTTGATCAAAATAATTTCATTTTTAGATGGATTATTTGTTACATTGATACTTTCTTTTAATGTGATAGAATGTATTTTAGATTTATCTGATTGTTTTTTTGTTTCAGCGATTCCCATCTTTTCAGTCAAATTAATTGAAAAATATTTTGGAACTGAATCAAAATTTTCTGGAACTGAATCAAAATTTTCTGGAACTGAATCAAAATTTTCTGGAACTGAATCAAAATTTTCTGGAACTGAATCAAAATTTTCTGGAACTGAATATGAAAAGACATAATCAGTTCCAGATGAAAGTGTAGACAAAACTAAAATCAAAAACATGGATATGGCTAAAGATTTCAGAATTGCTCACCTCCAAAAATTTTAGGATATGGAAATGAATTAGAGATAAATCTACAGAAATGAATTTTTGTAAAACTTACGTTTACAGATGTACTAAATTCAAGTGCCATATCCAACAAAATTTGGTCTGATCAAAGCATAAAGAGCAAGGAAATTTCTCGGATTGTCAAGATCCATGATGGAAATATGAGGATTTATTGATACCAAAATGGAATTAATTTTTTGGAAGATGATCGATGAACTTGTAACATTTATGAAAAAATTAAAAATTTTAGCTGTTGATTCATTGTAGTGTAAGCTGTTGATTCATTGTAGTGTAAGCTGTTGATTCATTGTAGTGTAAGCTGTTGATTCATTGTAGTGTAAGCTGTTGATTCATTGTAGTGTAAGCTGTTGATTCATTGTAGTGTAAGCTGTTGATTCATTGTAGTGTAAGCTGCTGATTCATTGTAGTGTAAGCTGTTGATTCATTGTAGTGTAAGCTGTTGATTCATTGTAGTGTAAGCTGTTGATTCATTGTAGTGTAAGCTGTTGATTCATTGTAGTGTAAGCTGTTGATTCATTGTAGTGTAAGCTGTTGATTCATTGTAGTGTAAGCTGTTGATTCATTGTAGTGTAAGCTGTTGATTCATTGTAGTGTAAATTTTGAGATATTATTTTTGATCCTTAAATGAATAAGTTTATTTTTAAATGATTTAATATTTCCAGAAGTATAGATTTGTAAACTATTTCTTTTTTTAGAATGATCATTATATTTATTCTTTAATTTTATTGATAGTGGTTTACTTGGATCAAGAAAGGTAATATTTGGAAATATTTCTTTAAAAAATTCTAAAAGGAATGGTAAATGTGTGCTAGACAAAGTGGCTACATCCACATTATTCTTTGTAAACTTTGGTGTTAGAAGTTTACGAATAATTGTTTTACAAAGTTGAGAATTTGAATAAAATTTACCAGATTCTACTAATTGGATTAATGGAGATGCATTAATTTTAATAATCTTAAAATTATTTTTTTTAAAATTCTCCAGATAATCATCTAATAATTTACTCTTCACAATAGATTCAGTAGCTAATACTGCAATACATTTTGATTTTGAAATGCTTTTTGCTTGGTTAATTGGTGGTATTATAGTTAGAATATTTTTTGGATGTGAATCTAATGTTAGTGATAGTGTGTTCGAACCTACTACAATTAATTCAGGCTCAAATCTTTTCTGAAGAGAATAAATTGATTCTAATGTAATTTTTCTTAATTCTTTTATAGTTTTTTTTCCATATGGAAAATTTTTTGAATCTGCAAAATAGATAATATTACATTTCATTTGTTTTTGTATTTGTTTTATGACGCTTAATGAGCCTAAACCAGAATCAAAAACTACAATTCTTACCATGAAATATTGAAAATATGGATCTGATTTAGATTTTGTTAGCTAAATTTAATCTAAAACTGATCTAAATTTACACCGTGTATTAAGACTGAATTTCTAAATCACCAACCATGCCAAACTTCGATAAAACTTGGGCTCGACAAGAGACTCAAAGTGTAACTGGCAAACTCCGTGAAGCAGTAAAGCCTCAAGGTGCATTAAAACCACGAATCCAAACTGCAGTAAACAAACTACAAGTTCAGATTTCAAAGATGGACTCTATGTTAAGTAAGCTGCATGAAAGAGATGCGCAACTCTTTCAACGAGTCGTAACAGCAATGCAACAACATGATACTAGCACAAGTAGAGTTTTGTCTAACGAATTAGCTGAAATTCGTAAGGTTACAAAGATGCTCGGCAATGCAAGAATGTCATTAGAACAAGTCCAACTAAGACTGACAACTATTCATGATCTTGGTGATGCTATGGTAGCAATTGGACCAGCAATGTCTACAATGAAGGGATTGAAGTCATCGCTAGGAAGATTCATGCCAGAAGCAGATTCAGAATTGAACAGTATGACCCAGACACTTAATGGACTGATGATGGACTCCCTGGCAGGAGATTCATTTAGTATGGAATCTGATGTTTCAAGTGAAGAAACTGATAAGATTCTACAAGAAGCATCTGCAGTAGCTGAACAACAGATAGGAGATAAATTCCCATCTGTACCATCTTCAACTGGACTTTCGTCTCAATCCTCTACTTCTACTTTTGAGTAGGAATATTGGAAAAGACGATCGTCATTATTTTTGTTTTAATTTTTACTAACTACTAATTCCATAATTTTTCTTTAAAAGTCCATTTTTTATTTAAAATAAAATTTCCAAATGCAGCAAACCCTACTGCACCAATAAGAGAAATTGGATAAGAAATATTTTGAATATCAACTAGATAAAAAACTAGTCCAAGTTGTAGTAATGCACCTAGAGAGCTAAATGTGATAAATTTTCCATATTGCTTTAAAGTTTTAATTAAAGAAAAATCAGAATCATTGAAGGTCCAAATTTTATTTAAAAGAAAATTACTAGTCATTGAAGAGATAATTCCTATAGTGGTTGCGTGGATATACCACAAATTAGAAATTCCATCTGCAAACAATAAAGAAATTAAATAATTTACCCCTAATCCAATTGTTCCAACTGTAAAAAATCTTGCAGCTTTTGAAAAGAATTTTACTGATGGTCTTTTCTCTTGTTTTTCTGCAATTTTTCCATATTTGTATAATTTTAAAATAGATTTGATGTAATCGATAATTATTCCAGAACCAAGTTTACTTGAGCCAAATTTTCTATCCTCAAACGTATATGGAATTTCTTTGATTTGAATTCCTCTTTTTTTAACAAGAATTTCTAGTAAAATTTTGTAACCAATTGCATCAAAATTCAATCCAGCAATAATATTTTTCTTAAATGCAAAAAAGCCAGACATTGGATCTTTAATTTTTACACCCAATCCTTTTTTTGCAATAATTGTTGCAGTTTTACTTATCATCTGACGTTTTTTATTCCACCCTAAAATTTTACCACCTGTAATGTATCTTGATGCAATAACAAGATCACATTGATATTGTTTAAGTGCATCAATCATTTTTGGAATAATTTGTGGTGGATGAGAAAGATCACTATCCATTACTACAATAGTATCACCACTTGCACGTTGAATTCCACTCAAAATAGCTGAACTAAGACCATTTTTTGTTGTTCTATGAATAACGTCAATTGTGTATCCTGCAATTTTTTTAACGTTTTTTAGATAATCATCAACGAGTTTTCCTGTTCCATCTGGTGAATTATCATCTACTACAATAGCCTGTGTTAAAATATTTTTAGGGATATTTTCTCCAATGGATTTTAAAATATTTAGAATATTTTGAGATTCATTATATGTTGGAATTATAATTGAAATTTGTGCTTTATTTTCAATTATATTATTTCTCATAATTGTTAAAAAATTTGTCTAGTTATTAATATTTAAAAAAATACTTTTAGGCACATTATATTTGGAAAAAGAATATTTAATGAAAATATACTTTAGAAATTCTATTTTTAGTTATGAAACTAGTAATTAGAAATATCGGTATTATGAATAAGAGAAATATTGAATAATTAAATTCAGGAAGAGATTTGTCAGGGGATATAATATCACCCCACTGCGAGGGGCTTGGAATTTTTAATGGACTAGAAGTATCAAGTTGTTTTGGCCATGAATATTTTTTATATGAATTTGCATCAAATGTTGAAAAATAAAAACCATAGTTATCAGACCGTCCTAAAAGATCTATTGGGATTTTGAATTCATAAGTAGGATGTGGTTTAGCATCGTATCGATCATATTTACCAGAAACATTTCCAATTGCAATGTAATCTTTATGGTTTTGAATTTTTTTGAAATTTCCATTTAGGGAAACTGGACTACCACCTTGATATGTGAAAGAATTTTTTCCATTTAGAGTAGTAAAAAAGCAGTAGTCATCATTTTTCGAAATTGAGGACTTGTCATTTTTTGAATCAAAACACAAAGTAGCACTATCTGAACCTTTGTCAAGTGTGAAATCACTAACTGCATTAATTTGTATGTAGATAAAATCATCTTGATGTGCAGATCTTAAAACTATCTTACTGTTATCATCAGCAAAATGGAATTGATCATAACTTGAAGTTTTCCATTCAAGATTATCAGACCATTTTCCATCAAAAATAATTTTATCTGCTACTCCACTACTAGTGATGAGTATTGGTTCTACTGCATAAACAGAAGAAAATGAAAACGAGAGAATAACAAAGATGCCTAAAACGATCTTGCTAAGCATGATAAAATAAAATCAACTATGACTAGAAAAATTTTCCTACTATTTTTATATCATTATAATTCATAGCAAACTGTGAATAAGACACTAATTATTGGAATTGCAGTTTTTATTGTTATAGGAATTGCATTTGGCATAATGCAAATGAATGATAATGATAGTAATGATATAGTTATTGAACAAACAGGTGATGAGCCCAAAAGAATCATAGTTGGATTATCTGAGAGCCTAGGCGTCACAGAAAAAGATCCATAATTTATGTATAATTCCACAATGGATCATTAAAAAATGGAAATTTTCCAGAAACTCTATTAACCATTTATTAATTAAAAATTTAATGAAAAAATACCAAAGCTTTGGTTTTATTGCCTCAGTAGTCTTTGCAGTAGGTATGATGGGATTTAACCTATCTGATGGTACATTTGGTTCTAATCAAATGGATTCATCTGCAATGAATTCTGGTACAATGATAACCGGACACTTAGAAGCTATTCACACAGACAGTGATGGTAACATTTTGAGTTACATACAAACAGACAATGCAATCACCAACCAAGGCATTAATTGTGCAATGGTTGAATTATTTGGCATTCCTCAAGCAACCCTTGATTTGTCAGGTACCGATACAAGTTGTGCTGCCTCACCAGGAGATTTCAACTATATTGGATTGTATAGTGCAGATGCTGATGCAGTTGGATTGAATGTTAATGCAACATCAAGTATCTACACAGACAGTGGATTAACTCCATTGCAAGACACTTCTGTAACATTCAATACAGTAGCTAGTGGTGCTGCAAGAGCAACAGATGTTCAAGTCGTAATTGATGCAACATTTACAGCAACTGATGATACAAATTCTGTCTTTGGTGCAAGTTTGTTAAATGGCACAGCAAATAACGGAAT
It contains:
- a CDS encoding glutamate racemase, with translation MVRIVVFDSGLGSLSVIKQIQKQMKCNIIYFADSKNFPYGKKTIKELRKITLESIYSLQKRFEPELIVVGSNTLSLTLDSHPKNILTIIPPINQAKSISKSKCIAVLATESIVKSKLLDDYLENFKKNNFKIIKINASPLIQLVESGKFYSNSQLCKTIIRKLLTPKFTKNNVDVATLSSTHLPFLLEFFKEIFPNITFLDPSKPLSIKLKNKYNDHSKKRNSLQIYTSGNIKSFKNKLIHLRIKNNISKFTLQ
- a CDS encoding glycosyltransferase, yielding MRNNIIENKAQISIIIPTYNESQNILNILKSIGENIPKNILTQAIVVDDNSPDGTGKLVDDYLKNVKKIAGYTIDVIHRTTKNGLSSAILSGIQRASGDTIVVMDSDLSHPPQIIPKMIDALKQYQCDLVIASRYITGGKILGWNKKRQMISKTATIIAKKGLGVKIKDPMSGFFAFKKNIIAGLNFDAIGYKILLEILVKKRGIQIKEIPYTFEDRKFGSSKLGSGIIIDYIKSILKLYKYGKIAEKQEKRPSVKFFSKAARFFTVGTIGLGVNYLISLLFADGISNLWYIHATTIGIISSMTSNFLLNKIWTFNDSDFSLIKTLKQYGKFITFSSLGALLQLGLVFYLVDIQNISYPISLIGAVGFAAFGNFILNKKWTFKEKLWN
- a CDS encoding Snf7 family protein, with the protein product MPNFDKTWARQETQSVTGKLREAVKPQGALKPRIQTAVNKLQVQISKMDSMLSKLHERDAQLFQRVVTAMQQHDTSTSRVLSNELAEIRKVTKMLGNARMSLEQVQLRLTTIHDLGDAMVAIGPAMSTMKGLKSSLGRFMPEADSELNSMTQTLNGLMMDSLAGDSFSMESDVSSEETDKILQEASAVAEQQIGDKFPSVPSSTGLSSQSSTSTFE